The following proteins come from a genomic window of Microtus pennsylvanicus isolate mMicPen1 chromosome 22, mMicPen1.hap1, whole genome shotgun sequence:
- the LOC142840023 gene encoding putative sperm motility kinase W: protein MPCFSQKGSLNKQYKILYTIGQGGFGYVQLALHRRTGVAVAIKVVENVKKHLRLVLSEIAALETMRHPHIIRLFQVLTTTKYCYIITEYVPGGNLYQLVKEEGRLQEGHAQVIFGQLVSAIRCCHDHDIVHRDLKPPNILLDAHGNVKLGDFGLATMCGAGTVLYGCCGTKTYNAPEMVLREGYDGKKADVWSLGVLLYFITTGHHPFRGSTLEETEKKITIGMYNIPAHISGQLENLIHQILTVALERRPSIEDLQHHPWVKNPEENISSDPYPDPKIVDKLFDHGFAANEIFDSLQKRKYDEIMGTYLLLQEQEHQGLDSTSSFTTADPGPAPPPSPVPPLTSGRYLKRRASEPTFGLLHTRPSQQHLPDVLTLSGQKINRSVSMPLWCSQKKSPTSSHAPLTKAASAPCVYHSRVEEEMPLPPGPDSNMEKSCLPQTIECFRGLCRRIRVCLSRLCYFPWASNPQTGRVFNTKVAPLKESGGRRSKE, encoded by the coding sequence ATGCCCTGCTTCTCCCAAAAGGGGAGCCTAAACAAGCAGTACAAAATACTGTACACCATCGGCCAGGGTGGATTTGGCTATGTACAACTGGCCCTCCATCGCCGCACAGGCGTGGCCGTCGCAATTAAAGTTGTAGAAAATGTGAAGAAACACCTGCGCCTCGTTCTATCAGAGATAGCAGCACTGGAAACCATGCGACATCCACACATCATCCGCCTCTTCCAGGTTTTAACGACCACAAAATACTGCTATATAATAACAGAGTATGTGCCGGGAGGCAATCTGTACCAACTGGTTAAAGAAGAAGGCAGGCTGCAGGAGGGACACGCACAGGTAATATTTGGGCAGCTAGTGTCAGCCATAAGGTGCTGCCATGACCATGACATCGTCCACCGAGACCTGAAGCCCCCAAACATCCTGCTAGATGCACATGGAAATGTGAAGCTGGGAGACTTTGGCCTTGCTACCATGTGTGGAGCTGGCACTGTGCTGTATGGGTGCTGTGGGACCAAGACCTACAATGCCCCAGAAATGGTTCTGAGGGAAGGCTATGATGGGAAGAAGGCAGacgtgtggagtctgggtgtgctGCTCTATTTTATTACCACTGGGCACCACCCCTTCAGAGGAAGCACCCTGGAAGAGACCGAGAAAAAGATCACTATTGGCATGTATAACATCCCAGCTCACATCTCTGGGCAACTTGAAAATCTCATTCACCAAATCTTAACAGTTGCCCTAGAGAGGAGGCCCTCCATTGAAGACCTTCAACATCATCCATGGGTCAAGAACCCTGAAGAAAACATCTCTAGTGACCCCTACCCAGATCCTAAGATTGTTGACAAGCTGTTTGACCATGGGTTTGCTGCCAACGAGATCTTTGACTCACTGCAGAAGCGGAAATACGATGAGATAATGGGGACATACCTGTTACTACAAGAACAGGAACACCAGGGGCTTGACTCCACCTCCTCATTCACTACGGCAGACCCTGGCCCtgcacctccaccatctccagtCCCTCCTTTAACATCGGGTCGTTACCTAAAAAGAAGAGCCAGTGAGCCCACCTTTGGCCTTCTTCACACCCGGCCTTCACAACAGCACCTGCCTGATGTGCTGACACTATCAGGGCAGAAGATAAACCGGAGTGTCTCCATGCCTCTATGGTGTTCCCAGAAGAAAAGCCCCACTTCGAGCCATGCCCCGCTGACCAAGGCCGCATCTGCCCCATGTGTCTACCACAGCAGGGTAGAAGAAGAAATGCCCCTGCCACCTGGGCCTGACTCCAACATGGAAAAATCATGCCTCCCTCAGACCATCGAGTGCTTCAGAGGACTGTGCAGGAGAATCAGAGTTTGCCTGTCAAGATTGTGTTACTTCCCATGGGCTTCAAATCCACAAACCGGGCGTGTGTTCAACACCAAAGTGGCTCCTCTGAAagagtcaggaggcagacgcagtaAGGAATAG